A single Limisphaera ngatamarikiensis DNA region contains:
- a CDS encoding flagellar basal body-associated FliL family protein produces the protein MAERTEGMPEAAGAGEETARSAATGGGGLQAWLPLIVVVVLMPVLAWAMTSYVLVPQLQKKLGLAPAAEQTESQGPKKEGPRESVQMNKLLVNVAGTMGSRYLLVSLSAVSRHPKFREKMQEHDAQLRDVACGILATKTLADLEKPGARNLVRTELINAFNNVLGEAMVEEIYLTEFAIQ, from the coding sequence ATGGCGGAGCGAACCGAAGGGATGCCGGAGGCGGCAGGCGCCGGTGAAGAGACGGCGCGGTCGGCGGCCACGGGCGGCGGCGGGTTGCAAGCCTGGCTGCCGCTGATCGTGGTTGTGGTTTTGATGCCGGTGCTGGCGTGGGCCATGACCAGCTACGTGTTGGTGCCGCAACTGCAGAAGAAGCTGGGCCTGGCGCCCGCGGCGGAGCAGACCGAGTCGCAGGGCCCGAAGAAGGAGGGCCCGCGCGAGAGCGTGCAGATGAACAAGCTGCTGGTCAACGTGGCCGGCACGATGGGGTCGCGGTACCTGTTGGTCAGTCTGTCGGCCGTGAGTCGGCATCCGAAGTTTCGCGAGAAGATGCAGGAGCACGACGCGCAATTGCGGGATGTGGCCTGCGGGATTCTGGCCACGAAGACCCTGGCGGATCTGGAGAAACCCGGCGCACGCAACCTGGTCCGCACGGAATTGATCAACGCGTTCAACAACGTGCTGGGCGAGGCGATGGTGGAGGAGATTTACCTGACGGAGTTTGCCATCCAGTAA
- a CDS encoding flagellar motor switch protein FliM yields the protein MADHGPDAVIPGPSDADEAVPVLTSRGQRTVVSKGRLRPYDFRQSGFLAPSELRRIRLRHEQFLRSLSARLAVLLRIEFGLQLERIGIVGYQKFTEGLPQPTHITLFKVDPLKGVGLLVIPPRLGLALVDRLLGGMGLPPESDRELSEIEVALLDQIQQLMLHEWCLHWPEMRDLRPFILGHETNSRFLQTSPPEAAVLVLNLKGGPGDYRESLQMAFPYATLEPLTRLLAPPLADTPAGPSSAPEVTWKPEFDDLPVPVALEWTGLQMTVGELGRLRPGSILLLDGPAVRVQLRLNGMPRFVGRPGLRNGRWAVELTAPIAS from the coding sequence ATGGCTGACCACGGTCCAGATGCGGTGATTCCCGGGCCTTCGGACGCGGACGAGGCGGTTCCGGTGCTGACCTCGCGCGGGCAGCGCACGGTGGTGTCGAAGGGCCGGCTGCGGCCGTACGATTTCCGCCAGTCGGGCTTTCTGGCTCCCAGCGAACTGCGCCGGATCCGGCTGCGGCACGAGCAGTTTCTGCGTTCGTTGTCGGCGCGGCTGGCGGTGTTGTTGCGGATCGAGTTCGGACTGCAACTCGAGCGCATCGGGATCGTGGGTTACCAGAAGTTTACCGAGGGACTGCCCCAGCCCACGCACATCACGCTGTTCAAGGTGGATCCGTTGAAGGGGGTGGGGTTGCTGGTGATTCCGCCCCGACTGGGTCTGGCGCTGGTGGACCGGTTGCTCGGCGGGATGGGGTTGCCGCCGGAGAGCGACCGTGAACTGAGCGAGATCGAGGTGGCGCTGCTGGATCAGATCCAGCAGTTGATGCTGCACGAGTGGTGTCTGCACTGGCCGGAGATGCGGGATTTGCGGCCGTTCATCCTGGGCCACGAGACCAACAGCCGGTTTTTGCAGACCTCGCCGCCGGAGGCGGCGGTGCTGGTGTTGAACTTGAAGGGCGGGCCCGGGGACTACCGGGAGAGTCTGCAGATGGCGTTTCCGTACGCCACGCTGGAGCCCCTGACGCGGCTGTTGGCGCCGCCGTTGGCGGATACGCCGGCCGGGCCTTCCTCGGCCCCCGAGGTGACCTGGAAGCCGGAGTTCGATGATCTGCCGGTGCCGGTGGCGCTGGAGTGGACCGGTTTGCAGATGACGGTGGGTGAGCTGGGCCGGTTGCGACCGGGCAGCATCCTGTTGTTGGACGGTCCGGCGGTACGTGTACAGCTGCGGCTCAATGGGATGCCACGCTTTGTGGGCCGGCCGGGGTTGCGCAACGGCCGGTGGGCTGTGGAACTAACCGCGCCGATTGCTTCGTGA
- the fliN gene encoding flagellar motor switch protein FliN → MSAAVSPQNLDLVLDVPVNLSIELGSCQLPMREVLQLQVGSVVQLDKPADAPVDLLVNGKLIARGEVVVIEDRFGVKITEVIGGTQPA, encoded by the coding sequence ATGAGTGCCGCCGTTTCTCCTCAGAACCTGGATCTGGTCCTGGACGTGCCGGTGAACCTGAGCATCGAGCTGGGTTCCTGTCAGCTGCCGATGCGCGAGGTGCTGCAGCTTCAGGTGGGTTCGGTGGTGCAACTGGACAAACCGGCGGATGCTCCGGTGGACCTGCTGGTCAATGGCAAACTCATTGCGCGGGGCGAGGTGGTGGTGATCGAAGACCGGTTTGGCGTGAAGATCACCGAGGTCATCGGTGGGACGCAGCCGGCGTGA
- a CDS encoding FliO/MopB family protein — MRRTFHGVGRLGTALVWVGWVWCAGLVRAAETAGEVSTVSSVGMAPPTPFPDPGAALLRVMVALAVVLAVFGAGVWLWRNWQRMLLRGNEPRLRILEARPLGGRQTLYVLAYEQERLLVAATPQGVQLLTHLPPGPEPSGADAAAEPVRDGPPARGVPLPFAGVLRRVLHSRP, encoded by the coding sequence ATGCGCAGGACATTCCATGGGGTGGGTCGGCTGGGGACGGCCCTGGTGTGGGTCGGGTGGGTTTGGTGCGCGGGGCTGGTCCGGGCAGCGGAAACCGCCGGGGAGGTTTCGACGGTTTCGTCCGTGGGGATGGCCCCTCCGACGCCGTTCCCCGATCCGGGTGCGGCCCTGTTGCGGGTGATGGTGGCGCTGGCGGTGGTATTGGCGGTTTTTGGTGCCGGCGTCTGGCTTTGGCGGAACTGGCAGCGGATGCTGCTGCGGGGGAACGAGCCGCGGTTGCGGATCCTGGAGGCGCGTCCGCTGGGCGGCCGCCAGACGCTGTATGTGTTGGCGTATGAGCAGGAGCGGTTGTTGGTGGCGGCGACGCCGCAGGGTGTGCAGTTGCTGACGCATTTGCCCCCGGGGCCGGAACCGTCCGGTGCGGATGCCGCCGCGGAACCGGTCCGGGACGGGCCCCCCGCCCGGGGGGTGCCCCTGCCGTTTGCCGGTGTCCTCCGAAGGGTGCTGCATTCCCGACCATGA
- the fliP gene encoding flagellar type III secretion system pore protein FliP (The bacterial flagellar biogenesis protein FliP forms a type III secretion system (T3SS)-type pore required for flagellar assembly.) has translation MTLAGKSAVRGMDSGAGAVGRTRRGWLWLFAGLWLVGALGAGAQSTNLVTGFGPIQITVGTDNAPQDVDVALKVLLVITLLSLAPAILLLMTCFTRVVIVLSFVRTALQLQGTPANQIIVGLSLFITWFVMAPVWERIHDEALAPYQARQITAEQALDRTAVHLRTFMLRQTRPRDLELFMTMARLGPTEPERLPLRVVIPAYVLSELRTAFQMGFLIFVPFILIDLVVATVLMSMGMMMMPPMMISLPLKLLLFVLVDGWTLVVQSLVRSLGL, from the coding sequence ATGACCCTGGCAGGCAAGAGCGCGGTCCGCGGGATGGATTCGGGCGCGGGCGCGGTGGGGCGGACCCGCCGGGGCTGGCTCTGGTTGTTTGCAGGTCTCTGGCTGGTGGGGGCGCTCGGTGCGGGGGCGCAGTCGACCAATCTGGTCACGGGGTTCGGTCCCATCCAGATCACCGTGGGGACGGACAACGCGCCGCAGGACGTGGATGTGGCGCTGAAGGTTCTGCTGGTGATCACGCTGTTGTCGCTGGCACCGGCGATTCTGCTCCTGATGACGTGCTTCACCCGGGTGGTGATTGTGCTGTCGTTTGTGCGGACGGCGCTGCAGTTGCAGGGGACACCGGCCAACCAGATCATCGTGGGGCTGTCCCTGTTCATCACGTGGTTCGTGATGGCGCCGGTGTGGGAACGGATTCATGACGAGGCCCTGGCACCGTATCAGGCCCGGCAGATCACGGCCGAACAGGCGCTGGACCGGACCGCGGTGCATTTGCGCACGTTCATGCTGCGGCAGACGCGGCCGAGGGACCTGGAACTCTTCATGACCATGGCCCGCCTGGGGCCGACCGAGCCGGAGCGCCTGCCGTTGCGTGTGGTGATTCCGGCCTATGTGTTGAGCGAGTTGCGGACGGCGTTTCAAATGGGGTTCCTGATCTTCGTGCCCTTCATCCTGATTGATCTGGTCGTGGCGACGGTGCTGATGAGCATGGGCATGATGATGATGCCGCCGATGATGATCTCGCTGCCGCTGAAACTGCTGTTGTTCGTGCTGGTGGACGGTTGGACGCTGGTGGTTCAGTCCCTGGTGCGGAGCCTGGGTCTGTGA
- the fliQ gene encoding flagellar biosynthesis protein FliQ has product MNPEFAIELLRNLIFQALLLAAPVLLAAMMVGLAVSLFQAVTTIHEHSLTFVPKALAVVGVLLLLSPWMVRTLVDFTTAVIERMPEMTL; this is encoded by the coding sequence ATGAATCCCGAATTTGCGATTGAACTGTTGCGGAACCTGATATTTCAGGCGCTGCTGCTGGCGGCGCCGGTGTTGCTGGCGGCGATGATGGTGGGGCTGGCGGTGAGCCTGTTCCAGGCGGTCACGACCATCCATGAACATTCCCTGACGTTTGTGCCCAAGGCACTGGCCGTGGTGGGGGTGCTGCTGCTGCTGTCGCCGTGGATGGTCCGGACGTTGGTCGATTTCACCACGGCCGTGATCGAGCGGATGCCGGAGATGACGCTCTGA
- a CDS encoding flagellar biosynthetic protein FliR produces MGTTLEIQAVNLMLVFLRVGAFLQVLPFFSAIHFPGILRVAMAAFVALFLGPLLPPLELGPLGLGDWILLMATEVCVGLILGFVARMVFYAVDLAAHLIGLETGLNVGALLDPVHREATGAPGMILFFLAAVVMLTLDLHHWMLAGFWRTYSVLPVGGVGLSPALFEAVVRHSALIFQVAIQMAAPVIAVSFVIMVVFSLFSRAVPQMNVFAESFAFRIAGGLLVLALTLHLTAQYVLNYLHRLPDDLLVVARLLHGG; encoded by the coding sequence ATGGGCACGACGCTCGAGATCCAGGCGGTCAACCTGATGCTGGTGTTTTTGCGGGTGGGGGCGTTTTTGCAGGTACTGCCCTTTTTTTCGGCGATTCATTTTCCGGGGATTTTGCGGGTGGCGATGGCCGCGTTTGTGGCGTTGTTTTTGGGGCCGTTGCTGCCCCCGCTGGAATTGGGGCCGCTCGGTTTGGGGGACTGGATCCTGTTGATGGCGACGGAGGTTTGTGTGGGATTGATCCTGGGGTTTGTGGCGCGGATGGTGTTTTACGCGGTGGACCTGGCGGCGCATTTGATCGGACTGGAGACGGGGTTGAACGTGGGGGCGTTGCTGGATCCGGTGCACCGGGAGGCCACGGGTGCCCCCGGCATGATTCTGTTTTTTCTGGCGGCGGTGGTGATGCTGACCCTGGATTTGCACCACTGGATGCTGGCGGGTTTCTGGCGGACGTACAGTGTGTTGCCGGTGGGGGGTGTGGGTTTGAGTCCGGCGTTGTTTGAGGCGGTGGTGCGTCATTCGGCGCTGATTTTTCAGGTGGCCATCCAGATGGCAGCGCCGGTGATTGCGGTATCGTTTGTGATCATGGTCGTGTTCAGCCTGTTCAGCCGCGCCGTACCGCAGATGAACGTGTTTGCCGAGAGCTTCGCCTTTCGGATTGCGGGTGGTTTGCTGGTGCTGGCCCTGACGCTGCATCTGACGGCGCAGTACGTGCTGAACTACCTGCATCGGCTGCCGGATGACCTGTTGGTGGTGGCCCGGTTGTTGCACGGCGGCTGA
- a CDS encoding EscU/YscU/HrcU family type III secretion system export apparatus switch protein — MAEYTGEKTEQPTPRRLEEAMKRGQIARSAELQTAFVLLGGGLALSFAGREVWGRLVNTAAGVLGHLHDTPVSASALPGLALGGCWVLLQCAAPLVLGALLGGLLAGAIQNRFNTASEALTPDWGRLNPVRGLQRIFSLRQLPVTGLALVKFAVILGLTINEIRSVLGDPIFATSVSVGRMAGFLGETALRLLLRIAVVLLALAVADYAYQAWRTHRDLMMTREELKEELKHTEGNPLVKAARRRRRTLSRAQQHAMVPRADVVVTNPTHVAVALRYDRRTMRAPRVVAKGIRLQALQIREIARQHHVPIVENPPLARLLYKHTPVGGEIPTSLYAAVAEVLAWVYRINRYRYYAEEQAAAAAPTGESHPVGS; from the coding sequence ATGGCCGAGTACACGGGCGAAAAGACCGAGCAACCGACACCGCGTCGGTTGGAAGAGGCGATGAAACGCGGGCAGATTGCCCGCAGCGCCGAGTTGCAGACGGCGTTTGTCCTTTTGGGGGGCGGTTTGGCCCTGAGTTTTGCCGGGCGCGAGGTGTGGGGGCGGCTGGTCAACACCGCGGCCGGTGTACTGGGCCATCTTCATGACACTCCGGTGAGCGCCAGTGCCCTGCCCGGGCTTGCCCTGGGCGGTTGCTGGGTATTGTTGCAGTGTGCCGCCCCGTTGGTGTTGGGGGCCCTGTTGGGCGGACTCCTGGCGGGCGCCATCCAGAACCGGTTCAACACGGCGTCGGAAGCCCTCACCCCGGACTGGGGGCGGCTCAACCCGGTGCGCGGTCTCCAGCGCATCTTTTCGTTGCGGCAACTGCCGGTGACCGGGCTGGCGCTGGTGAAGTTTGCGGTGATCCTGGGGCTGACGATCAACGAGATCCGGTCGGTGCTCGGCGATCCGATCTTTGCCACTTCGGTGAGTGTGGGGAGGATGGCGGGCTTTCTGGGCGAGACGGCCCTGCGGCTGCTGTTGCGCATTGCGGTGGTGTTGCTGGCCCTGGCGGTGGCGGATTATGCGTACCAGGCCTGGCGCACGCATCGGGACTTGATGATGACGCGGGAGGAACTCAAGGAGGAACTGAAACACACCGAGGGCAATCCGCTGGTCAAGGCGGCGCGGCGCCGGCGCCGGACGCTGTCCCGGGCCCAGCAACATGCCATGGTGCCCCGGGCCGACGTGGTGGTGACGAACCCGACCCATGTGGCGGTGGCGTTACGGTACGATCGGCGGACGATGCGCGCGCCGCGGGTGGTGGCCAAGGGCATCCGCCTGCAGGCCCTTCAGATTCGTGAGATCGCCCGTCAACATCATGTGCCGATTGTGGAAAATCCGCCGCTGGCGCGCCTTCTGTACAAGCACACGCCCGTGGGCGGCGAGATTCCGACCTCGTTGTATGCTGCGGTGGCGGAGGTGTTGGCGTGGGTGTACCGCATCAACCGCTACCGTTACTATGCTGAGGAACAGGCGGCCGCGGCAGCTCCGACCGGTGAATCCCATCCGGTTGGGTCGTGA
- a CDS encoding dihydropteroate synthase: MLTLEHLASLVERYGDALQARVQPMSLGGRELPFGRRPVLMGVINLSPDSWYRESVCLNTETAVRRGRVLQAQGADLVDVGAESTLAHAARVEDALQQSRLCPVVRELAAAGVLVSVETYSAAVAQAVLEAGARVINLTGTAEADAVYDLVAAHDAGLILCYVQGAHVRAVGDFDFGADVVGRMTDWFGRELDRARQRGVEKVILDPGLGFYYRNLQDSARRVRHQMEVFLQTFRLRTLGCPVCHALPHAFEYFGEEVRCAEPFFAVLAALGRTDLFRTHEVPRVRAVLETLQVY, from the coding sequence ATGCTGACTTTGGAGCATCTGGCGTCGCTGGTGGAACGGTACGGCGACGCGTTGCAGGCCCGGGTGCAACCCATGTCCCTGGGCGGGCGGGAACTGCCATTTGGCCGGCGCCCTGTGTTGATGGGGGTCATCAATTTGTCGCCGGACTCGTGGTATCGGGAGAGCGTCTGTCTCAACACGGAGACTGCGGTTCGGCGGGGCCGGGTGTTGCAGGCGCAGGGGGCGGATCTTGTGGACGTGGGGGCCGAATCGACCCTGGCCCACGCGGCGCGTGTGGAGGATGCGCTGCAGCAGAGCCGGCTTTGTCCGGTGGTGCGCGAACTGGCGGCGGCGGGCGTTTTGGTTTCGGTGGAGACCTATTCGGCCGCGGTGGCGCAGGCGGTTTTGGAGGCGGGCGCGCGGGTGATCAACCTGACCGGGACGGCGGAGGCCGACGCGGTGTATGATTTGGTGGCGGCGCACGATGCCGGCCTGATCCTTTGTTATGTCCAGGGAGCGCATGTGCGGGCAGTGGGCGATTTCGATTTCGGCGCCGACGTGGTGGGGCGGATGACCGATTGGTTTGGGCGGGAATTGGACCGGGCGCGCCAGCGCGGGGTGGAGAAGGTGATCCTCGATCCGGGCCTGGGGTTTTATTATCGAAACCTGCAGGACAGTGCCCGGCGGGTCCGCCATCAGATGGAGGTGTTTTTGCAGACGTTCCGACTACGGACGCTGGGTTGTCCGGTCTGCCATGCCCTGCCCCATGCTTTTGAGTATTTTGGCGAGGAGGTGCGCTGCGCCGAACCGTTTTTTGCCGTGCTGGCGGCACTGGGCCGGACGGATTTGTTTCGGACCCACGAAGTGCCCCGCGTGCGGGCCGTGTTGGAGACGTTGCAGGTTTATTGA
- a CDS encoding CHAD domain-containing protein produces MAASIHPTLAGHLAEAMRLLRRRLRRRLERIRRRPDPERVHQLRVEARRALALVDLVRGAGLTRGTRKLRRWLKGQLDAFDEVRDLHICGQRVRQWLGDEPESERLAGFWAEEERRLADEMVRGLDPAEVRRREKRLKKLQKRLKKAAAEGSEEPVSVAAVRVLEPLFVRVEQRARHVKTPAGIHRLRVAFKRYRYACETLASFLPGLSAPVLAGMRDFHGLMGELQDLQVLRAALRRDGPRLGIGRARLRALQGLLARREGALLGRCQVGARRLGRWRPSGLARRRAR; encoded by the coding sequence ATGGCAGCGAGCATTCATCCGACACTGGCGGGGCATTTGGCGGAGGCGATGCGGTTGCTGCGGCGCCGGCTGCGCCGGCGGTTGGAACGCATCCGGCGCAGACCGGATCCGGAGAGGGTTCATCAACTGCGGGTGGAAGCCCGGCGGGCGCTGGCTTTGGTGGACCTGGTGCGGGGGGCCGGCCTGACCCGGGGGACACGGAAACTGCGGAGGTGGTTGAAGGGGCAACTGGATGCCTTTGACGAGGTCCGGGACCTGCACATCTGCGGGCAGCGCGTGCGGCAGTGGCTGGGTGATGAACCCGAAAGCGAGCGGCTGGCGGGATTTTGGGCGGAGGAGGAGCGGCGGTTGGCCGACGAGATGGTGCGTGGATTGGACCCGGCGGAGGTTCGGCGGCGGGAGAAGCGGTTGAAGAAGTTGCAGAAGCGGCTGAAGAAGGCGGCAGCGGAGGGGTCGGAGGAGCCGGTGTCCGTTGCCGCGGTGCGGGTGTTGGAACCGTTGTTTGTGCGTGTGGAGCAGCGTGCGCGTCATGTGAAGACACCGGCGGGGATTCACCGGTTGCGGGTTGCGTTCAAGCGATATCGGTACGCGTGCGAGACGCTGGCATCGTTTCTGCCCGGGCTGTCGGCGCCGGTGCTTGCAGGCATGCGGGACTTTCACGGGTTGATGGGGGAACTTCAGGATTTGCAGGTTTTGCGGGCGGCTTTGAGGCGGGACGGCCCGCGGTTGGGGATTGGGCGGGCGCGACTGCGTGCGCTTCAGGGGCTTTTGGCGCGGCGGGAAGGCGCGTTGCTGGGGCGATGTCAGGTCGGGGCGCGCCGGCTGGGACGGTGGCGTCCATCCGGGCTGGCGCGGCGGCGCGCCCGGTGA
- the sixA gene encoding phosphohistidine phosphatase SixA, which translates to MKLYLLRHGEAEDVGATASGSDAERALTVKGRRRVRSLAHALRQRKVSCDLVWSSPLRRALQTAEIMIRGLRLARQPVVMDCLAPDRTPREVVAELQTLRPVPDAVMLVGHEPLLGRLAALLCTGDPEGLEIELKKSGLIRLEVEKLRLGRCATLEWVISPRWFAAD; encoded by the coding sequence GTGAAACTGTACCTGTTGCGTCATGGCGAGGCGGAGGACGTTGGAGCCACGGCCTCCGGCTCGGATGCGGAACGGGCCCTGACGGTGAAGGGACGTCGCCGGGTCCGGTCACTGGCTCATGCACTGCGGCAGCGGAAGGTTTCCTGTGACCTTGTGTGGAGCAGTCCGTTGCGGCGGGCCCTGCAGACGGCCGAGATCATGATTCGCGGGCTTCGATTGGCGCGACAGCCCGTGGTGATGGATTGCCTGGCGCCGGACCGGACCCCGCGGGAGGTGGTGGCGGAGTTGCAGACGCTGCGTCCGGTGCCGGACGCCGTGATGCTGGTGGGGCATGAACCGTTGTTGGGTCGGTTGGCGGCCCTGTTGTGCACGGGCGATCCGGAGGGACTGGAGATTGAGCTGAAGAAGAGCGGGTTGATCCGGTTGGAAGTGGAGAAGCTCCGGTTGGGGCGGTGTGCGACACTGGAGTGGGTGATTTCGCCACGTTGGTTTGCTGCGGACTGA